The genomic stretch TTTATGCCCACGGTATCAAACACCTTCAACGCGTGCCCACATAAAATGCCTTCATTCTCGTATTTTTTGCAACTGCAACGTACACTTAGATCATTCCGATTGAATACTACTGTTCTTTCAGGTCCTCCATCATACCTCATGACCGTAAACTCCACAAACATCGCTGCATCTTGTTGTCTCAATATAACCATAGCTGTTGACTCACCATATTCATTTTGGAATGCAACAAATACGGTTGGTGAATACGTCTCTGATGCATGCACAAGCATAGGTGTTTGTCTTAACCCTACCATGGGGAGCTTTTGCCTCATTTCATATTCTGCGATCAGTTCATTATATCTCTTTTCATCAACCACCCGATTGAAATGTCTAAAGAACTGCACAAGGTCATGATccagtttcaaatgatttttaattGCTGCATTTAGGCTTTCGCTGAGTTGGGTGCTTCGCATTCCCGCGGtccatctttctttcatcaTGCACCTTGCCCATTTATCACGAATTTTGTACAACCCTGAGAgccattcattattttcaagatTGTGTTTCTTCACCATCGCCTCCCACACCCTATTGAATTGTTCCACTTCTTCAAACTCATACATGCAGGCACCAAACATGTATGGAAGATCACTATTTTCCTTGTAGTGATTGCCAAGATGTTTCATAAAATTACGCCTTATGTGAAACGTACATAGACCGTGAAATGTTTCAGGCATGACAATTGAAAGAGCGGCTGCCATGGCGTGATCTTGGTCGGTTAGTATGGTACTTGGATGTTTTCCGCACATTGCTTCTAAAAATGTACCAAACACCCATTTGAAAGAATCTATCGTCTCATCATACATAAGGGCAGCACCGAATATCACAATTTGCCTATGCTGGTTAAAACCCACAAATACTCCAAGTGGCCggtattctttatttgttttgtaggttGTGTCGAATGTGACTACGTCTCCAAAAAAGTTGTAGTCAATTAACATTCCTGCATCAGCCCAAAAGATATTCGTTATCTGCTCTTCACAGTCCAGCTGTACGGCATGAAAAAAGGATGGATTCTCGAGTGTTTGCTCTTGAAAATAATTCAGCATGCTACCTGCTTCTCCATATTTCAAGCTCCTTTCCCGTCTCGTTCGAAGATATCGTTTAAGATCATCCCGAGTATATCCCACATTACCCATTCCACCTGCTTCCGTTCCCATAAGCTCATGGCTCTGTTTCAATGAAAGCCCAGCATCCTCGCTTATTTCAGCTTGGAATCCTTGAGCCACACTCACTTTTCTTTGTGATGGCATCATGTGAGCACATTGAGCAATGTGCAACTCATGATTATGCTCTAAGACAAGGTCATGCACACGGTACTTCATTGTCCCTCTAAACAACACGATAACCATCTTAGCTCCACACCCTGTTTTCATCGGCGCTCGTGTCCTCTTTGGCATCACATCACCTTCGTACTTGCGTTTCACACCTTCCTTGCAGCAACTATATCTCCTAGACGTGGTCACGCCGTCTTTATCTTTATTCAGATAGTCTTTACGTACACTGAAACCCATTTTAAAGGCATACTTGTTGTAAAACTTGTACGCATCCTCTTCACTGTTGAACTCCATTCCTAATTCAGGGGTCCCATTTTCTGTCAATTTGCTGTAATCCATTACTTCTACTCCTGCCAATTATGCATCAAACACCCTAATTTGCAACATTTCATGAATAGTATGTACATAAACGacaatataaatgtatattaccaTTTATAATGTGTTATGAATCACACATTACTCGTATACCAAATCCTATTATTACGCTTATCAATATGATTAATGATTCACATCACCTTACTTTTACTCTAAGACAACGACATTATCTATGTACAAATACAACTCcatgtacactaacttatacggACTGTAATGTATTGGTCACACGATGTAAGTCTATTTTAACTGTATGTACATCCACGCTGGtgattatattttgattctAGATTCTTTAACTTACTGGACCTTATGTCATTCGTTAATGACAACCGCATAAACCAACTCcacattttctacttttttacattttgagggccaaacaagtactttctactcattgtaatatatttcttaCATCATGTAATTGACTTACAACACAAGGTTCACCCATTTATTATTCACATATGTGTCTTTTCCTCTGTTTCACCTCATTCAACTCTGCGCCTCTATTTTATACACACTGTATGGTTAGGAGAGGGGCAAACTAATATTGCTCCATGAGCATGGACCAATTACTAGATGCACAATAATTCATATCAATTGTAATACGGTGGCTATAACATGTAACTAATTTACAACAAGATGTATATTCATTCACTTGTTAAATGTGACTTTGTTTCTCTCATCTTTCCCTAATTCTAGTCGATGGTTTACTTGAATACATAACCCTACTTTCTactcattgtaatatatttcttaCATCATGTAATTGACTTACAACACAAGGTTCACCCATTTATTATTCACATATGTGTCTTTTCCTCTGCTTCACCTCATTCAACTCTACGCCTCCATTTTATACACACTATATGGTCAGGAGAGGGGCAAACTAATATTGCTCCATGAGCATGGACCAATTACTAGATGCACAATGATTCATATCAATTGTAATACGGTGGCTATAACATGTAACTAATTTACAACAGGATGTATATTCATTCACTTGTTAAATGTGACTTTATTTCTCTCATCTTTCCCTAATTCCAGTCGACGGTTTACTTGAATACATAACCCTAGGTCTTCCAAAAACTACTATCCCATTATAGTCCATCACTGAAAAGCTGAATGCTCACATACACACAGATACGGTACACACATACAAATACAGTACAACTTCACTATTCTTCTATCATTTTCATATTATGTCTTCAGTGACTCTAATTTCAGCCTTCCTTTAACAGATGTGCATTTGGGTGACAAATTATTGGTCACAATTACTGACATGGTTCAGTCATGTTACCTTGGTCTGCTAATACGCTTCACGTTTCACCGAAGTCGGAGACGTAGCTGCTTCT from Coffea eugenioides isolate CCC68of chromosome 8, Ceug_1.0, whole genome shotgun sequence encodes the following:
- the LOC113780559 gene encoding protein FAR1-RELATED SEQUENCE 5-like; translated protein: MDYSKLTENGTPELGMEFNSEEDAYKFYNKYAFKMGFSVRKDYLNKDKDGVTTSRRYSCCKEGVKRKYEGDVMPKRTRAPMKTGCGAKMVIVLFRGTMKYRVHDLVLEHNHELHIAQCAHMMPSQRKVSVAQGFQAEISEDAGLSLKQSHELMGTEAGGMGNVGYTRDDLKRYLRTRRERSLKYGEAGSMLNYFQEQTLENPSFFHAVQLDCEEQITNIFWADAGMLIDYNFFGDVVTFDTTYKTNKEYRPLGVFVGFNQHRQIVIFGAALMYDETIDSFKWVFGTFLEAMCGKHPSTILTDQDHAMAAALSIVMPETFHGLCTFHIRRNFMKHLGNHYKENSDLPYMFGACMYEFEEVEQFNRVWEAMVKKHNLENNEWLSGLYKIRDKWARCMMKERWTAGMRSTQLSESLNAAIKNHLKLDHDLVQFFRHFNRVVDEKRYNELIAEYEMRQKLPMVGLRQTPMLVHASETYSPTVFVAFQNEYGESTAMVILRQQDAAMFVEFTVMRYDGGPERTVVFNRNDLSVRCSCKKYENEGILCGHALKVFDTVGIKIIPLEYIKRRWTKRARAGDCFDRRGQEVVTDPKVMISTRYRELAPAMIKVATRAAMSEDTSKVAITVISDLSKRVELLLSESEEQPLQNQKNLNMEERDKIEIVNEMGEAVVARGIKKRGCGKKSRVMRSWVDKFDRVKRKSRLSRTTQTTVSESEPTSVSFEEYMFMGCRSSTDSVSTHSMSQTVNGPPNAVAPDIDENQTVHRFANQGPPASVPTEWMHPRFSIFSKHNSVRDVLMEERGAISTHCDVDAYHAFAPSPQGRNNTQGLQLRVDVASPQNEVDE